GTCTGTAAGCTGTGATATAAATATGTCTATagttttatggtttttatttacAGGAGACACGATTTAGAGTATCTACTCAACCCACACAACCTCCTATGGGACATGCTCCCACTGTGAGTTTTGTTAGCCATCTTTAGGTTGACTGCTGCATTTAGACTTGAACCTCTGTTTAACAAATTCTTTTCTACTACAATGGATAAGAATTCCAGCTCTGGTTTAGGCATTCCTAGATTTGATCTTGTCTCTTGACACTTCCTAACTGTGGGGTCTGATCTAGGACCTAGGCTTAATCTCTTCATCTCTGCCTCCAGGAGCTGTTGAGACGGTGTACCTGGCCTGTCTCATAGGTAGACGTTGGCTCTGTAcaggcatttttatattttactcattACAATTCTCTTCTGCCCTTCTCTTTTCCACGGTGAAGGTTTTTTTCACTTCTCAAGCCTGTTGTTTTCTCTCAATGCTAGCACTGGAATGTTGATGCTTAACCTCACAGCTGGTGAAAATAGCCTTGGAAAGATAACATGTTCCCTTTTTCCCTGCAAGAGGCAGAAAAACTGACCTCATAAAGATGGTTCGGATAAAGGGATGCAAGAGGACATTCACAAAGTATCAAGTTGACTCCTCTGTTCTGTGAGAAAACAGGGGTAAGCATAGTAGAAGTCAGTTCTAACTTCTATTTTAACCGTCCTTGAAAGAGTTATTTGCACAAATGAACCTTTTACATTTAAGAGAGAATTATattgttaggacttccctggtggtccagtggataagacttcaTGTTCTCagtgaaggggacatgggttcgacccctggtcgggaactgagatcccacgtgcAGCAAGTACTGAGAATTCAAACCGCAGCTAGAGAAGCCCACACCTCAATGAAgagacagcacagccaaaataaataacgattgctgctgctgctgctgctaagtcgcttcagtcgtgtctgactctgtgcgaccccatggacggcagctcaccaggctcccctgtccctgggattctccaggcaagaacactggagtgggttgccatttccttctccaatgcatgaaagtgaaaagtgaaagtgaagtcgctcagtcgtgtccgactcccagcgaccccatggactgcagcctaccgggctcctccatccatgggattttccaggcaagagtactggagtggggtgccattgccttctcagaaatACCGATTAATTAAttgttaaaaagagagagaattataTTGCGAAAGGCACCCTGTGGCTGACCTGCTGTGACTTTCAACACACGAAAACATCCGCTGTGTCCTTAAACTCATGCCAACAGGCTTTGAAGTTGACAACCATCTCAAGAATGGCATCTTCCCAAAGGTTATCCAAGGACACAGGCCCAGAAAGAAGCCCTCCGCCTTGCAGTGTCAGGGACCACGGTGCttataaaaaatgcattttatccAAAATCTAGAACCAGGTTCCCAGATTTTCCAGATCTGTACCTAAGATCTCTTCTCCTCCCCAATGACTTCagtgtgcttctctctctcctctttcccacGTGGGAGGTTTGTTTCTAAATTACCAGTATTACAATGGCCCTGCTCCATCTCCACCAGCATGGGTTAGCTAGAGAGGGAGAGCTTGTGTTTGTATTTATATAATGTCAAAGCACCCAGAGGCACACCCAAGCCGGACAGACAAAGCTGATCTGCCTCCCTGAGACTCTGGACCTTCATCTGAGGGGAGCCTGGGAGTGTGTTCCAGGCACGGGGACTCTGTATGTGGGTGGCCGGAGACTGGGTCGGAGACCGCCAACTGCCTGCCCATCACTACTGCATCCTTCCTCAAACACAAGAAGCCTGCTTTTGTTTGGAGCAGCAACGCACCCAGCTGGCTCCAGAGCCAGAGGAGACCTAGTCATCTCTGCAGTCAGGGGTCGCGATAAGATGTAAGTGAGCACGActagggcggggtgggggctgtCCAGGAAGGCTTCGGAAAGTGGTTTGACTCGGCCAAGAGGTGCCCGTGTCTGCCTTCTCgtcttttcctgccttccttctggGAAGCGGATGGGACGGCGCAGAGCTCCAGAAATCATCTCGGGACCAGTCTTCGACCTCATAGGTGGAAGCCGAGCAGGAAGGCGGGAGGCACCTGATGGCAGGCTTCGTtttctctaggtttatccactttaggatttcttttcttttttttttttttccaagacccatagtgcttttatttatttatttttagccatttttaaaaattgaagtctaGTTAACTTACAACATTGCGTTAGTTTCAGGTTACAGCAAAGTGACCCAGTTATATATAGacttttacagattcttttcccttataggttattagtttggagtttgtttgtttggctgcatcGTGTGGCTTTCGcgatcatagttccccaaccagggattgaacccaagaccCTGGCAGTGGAAGCCCGGACTGCCCTGCTACAATAcatcgagcagagttccctgtgctctacagcaggtccttgttggttatctatctcaTATATATCTTAATAGTAACGTGATCAGAGGGGTTTTTTTTAGTCTATTCACAAGGTTGTAATGCCAGAACACTCTCATCACCCCCAGAAGAAGCACCATCCGCCTAGCCATTACCCTCCcccactccttccttctcctgtgtCCCTGGAGACCACCTCTGCTCCCTGCCTCTGTGGATTTGCCTTCGAGAAATTTCACATCAATGGAATCGCATAGTGTGTGGCCATTTGCGTCTAGCTTCCTTCATTCTGATTTGCCGGCTCATCTGCACTGAAGCCTGTGTGAGAGCCGCATTGCTTTTTACAGCTGAATAGTGTTCCCTCATATCCGTTCACCAGTGGATGGCCGTTTGGGTTGTTCTCGCTTCTTGGGTATCctgagctatgctgctgctgagaTTCCTGTACATGTGTTCGTGAGAATATAGATTTTCCGTTCTCTTGGGGCGGAATTGCTAGGGCCTAAGGCTCAgcggttggagaaggaaatggcaacccactccagtgttgttgcctggagaatctcagggacgggagagcctggtgggctgccatctctggggtcgcacagagtcggacacaactgaatcgacttagcagcagcagcagcatggctcagcggtaaagatcccacctaccaatgcaggagatgggggtttgatccccaggtcaggaagatcccctggagaaggaaatggcaacccactccagtgttctcgcctggagaaccccatggacagaggagcctggcaggctacaggccacagagtcgcaaagactcagacacaactgagccactaaacaacaacaaatggtaaCACTATGGTTAACTTTTTGAAGACCTGCCCGACTCCTTTCCAGAGAGGTCACACCGTTTTGCATGACCACCAGCTGTGGGTGAGGGGTCAGTCTTACACATGGCCCTCAAGATTGGTGAGAGGATTCTCCCAGCAGCTGTGAGCTGGTGCCCTCGCCATGGCCAGCTGGGCGTTCATAATAACACAGGACTCAGCACGTGCTGCAGGGGGAGCATTTATTTCAAGCCCCAGATGGACACACACCCCGGATGGGCGCACACGCCAAGGACTCCCAGGTGCCtcgagggggtgggggggcgctgTGCCCAGCTCCTCACTTCCAGCGGCCTCCAACTCGGCCCTTCCCGGCCCCCTTccggctggaggagaaggaggggtgTCAGGAAGGAGCTCCTCCCCGCCCACCTCTGAGATGGGCCCCGCCCTCCCTGCCAGGGGAAGATGCCCGCCACTGCCTGCTCTTGGGGGGGTTCGCTGCCTGGGGTGGCACGATTAGCCATCACCAGCCCATTGCCAGGCAGGAGGTGGTGTCACTGGGCCAGCTCAGGATGTTCACGTGGGCACTGATAAATGGTTATGGACACAGAGCTGGGGGGAGGAAGGGGACAGTGACAGAGAGAGGGCCGGGGAGGCTGCGGGGGAAGAGAAagatggaaactgaggcagaaagatggagagagggagggaagcagggcGGGGAGACAgagtgaaaacagagaaaaagccGTGCTTCTCGACATCAGCACCGGCGACATTTGGGGACCGTCCTGAGCATCGCAGGACACTGAACAGGAGCCCTGAGCTCCTCCCAGCAGGGGACAGTAGGACCCCCTCCCCAAACGTGTTCCGGACATCCCCTGATGTCCCCTGGGTGTGTGGAGGGGGGAGATCACCCCCCCGCCTCGGAGGACTAGTGATTAAGAGGAACATAGAAAGGGGGATTGAGACCCCAGAAGAGAACCggagatggagagaaaaggaCAGGTTATGAGAACGTTCCAGAGAAAGAGGGATGAAGACAGAGCCCCCAAGAGAGGGTGGCTGGGGCTGAAACTCAGAGTCAGGGGCAGCAGGAGAGACAGAGTCAGAGGGACgggtgtggggcacaggctcGTTCACACTTACAACTTCTGGGCGTGGCTGATGCGGTTGTACAGAACGTTGATCTGCGGAGACCAGAGGGATGTGTTGGTAGAGCAGGAGGAAGagccgccccctgccccctgacCCAAACCCAGccaagcccccagccccagccccagcccggcCTGGCCTCCAGCAAACACGGGTCTCACTTCATATTTCTGCTGCTTCAGCTTCGCCATCAGGTCAAACTTCTCTGACTCCAGCTGGTGGATCCAGTCCGACAGTTCCTGGGCCTTCTCCCTGGCCGGGCAGAAGGGCTGTCAGGGAAGGGAGCCAGGCCGGGCCCGGGCCCAGAGGGGCTGAGGGAACCCTTTGAATTTGGCTTTACTGGTGCCATTGTGTTAATAATTTGGGGCCCTTTTGTTAACATGCAAAGTAGATTGCAGCAGGGGGTCTTTAAATCTCTGCCCGCTTCTCCATGTCCCTGTCTCTCTAAGGGAGAATAGTAGCATGGCTAAGGGCCCCGGTCCTGGAGTCAGAAAGCATAGGTTCAAACACCAGATCTGGAATTCTCTGGCTTGTGACTATGGCCAAGCGACATACTATTTAGTCCAGGCCCCGCGATAATGTttcctgggagggagggggctggagtCGACTCTGCATATCCATCCCCAACTCTGAGCACAGGGTCCTCACACTGGGGGTTTGAAATCAGCGTCCTGGGAgcatttacaccatggaaatgaGCAGACGCTGAGATGTGGACTTTTAGCCTCTGGAGATCCACTCGGGAAGCATTTACCATCATGCCCCTTCGTAAATACGTGATGAAGAACACAGATTACCACACCAGACTTCCTGGGTTCCAATCCCCACTCTTGTGCCTGCAGGCTGTGCAACCCTGGAAAGGTTCTTTAACCCCTCTGTGCCCTTTTTTGTTTGCTGGCTTTTTTAATGTTCTGGTTTGTTATCTCTAAGCTGACGGTGATGATAGTATAATGGTATCTACCTCACAGAGCTGCAAGCCCTCCACATGGGCTACTGCTCGCTGACATTTCACTGCTCTGTGATGTAGACTCTGTTATCACAGCCTCCCTTTACCAGTGAGGAAAGCAAGACTCAGAGGAGGTCAACAACTGCCTAAGATCACATAGCTTAAGTGGTGGAGCTGGCACTGACCCCTGGCAAGCAGTCTCAGGTACTGAGCTCCAAGTCCCCTCTCTGCGCCGCCTCTGGGGTGGTGGGTGTTTCTGACTTTAAGGGCCGTGCCTGGGCGCTTAAGACACAGAGGAGGCCCCCGAGGGAAGACCCTCCCCGGCCTTCCCTCTGAGGGCTTATCCTGAGAGGCAGTCTGTGCCCAGAGTGAGCTGTGAAGGGAAAGACGGAGCTCCGACCAGAAGcgatttgcctgggaaattgttGCCAGTGTGTCTGGCTTTAATTCAGGTAGAAGAGGGAGCCCGTTTGGAATTCCCAGGGGACATCATCAGACCAACATTATCGCCTCAATTTTGGTCAGCCCTGTGGTCTGGTTTCCTATCATCTCCCAGACTCTACAGGTCTTGGCACCAAAAACATAAGTCCTACATCAGTGACACTCCACAGGGGAATGgcccagagagggagagacacTTGCCGTCACACAGCGCCAGCGTTTCCGCCCACTCAGACCTGGGCCAGGGGTCACCCCATCTGCCTGTCTGCCACCCGGGCCCCTCCCGCCTACCGGAGCTGCTCTTCTCCCATGTGGTCGATGTTCAGAGGCTTTTTACGCTCAGACAGGATACGCAGTTTCATCTCACGCCCCGTCTGGCGCTTCCCTCGCTTCTGTTCTGCCTGAGGGTGGGAAGGGGGCACCATGAGGTGGGGGGTGGctcccccagcctctcctcctcAGACCCCAGCTGCCTCCCACAGGACCCCAGACCTCAGGCCCCAGCAGGCTGAACTCACCTTGACCAGATAACCCCCAAAATGGGCACCCATGTTGGACAGAACCTTCTTCTTCTTGGCGTCGTCCTCGGCCCGCTTCTtggcctcctcctcttccttccgcATCTTCTCCTCCTGTGGGAAGAACGGGGTTCACCCCtgggcctcccccacccccctagACTGAGAGGGGAGGGCACCTGAGGGGGGCATCAGGGAGGCCAATTCTGCACCGAGTGAATCAGGGGTCAATCAGACTCAAGcatgagaaagtgttagtcgcttcagtcgtgtccgactctctgcagccccatgaactgtggccctccaggctcctctgtccatgggattctccaggcaagaacactggatgggttgccattctcctctccaggggatcttcccaacccagggatcaaaccccagcctcctgcattgtaggtagattctttaccatttgagccaccagggaagctcaccagAGACAAGGTCAATATCAGAACAGACAAGGATGCAAATACTTCCTCCTGGCCCTTCCAGGCCTGGGTGTGTGACCACCGGCCAGTCCTTCATCTTCTCTGAGCCTTAATatgctgcccctgcccccaggaaaACTTAACCTGACGTGGGGGGTGGGGATATGCTTGCTTTTCTCTGCGTGCTCCAGCCTGCAATGGCCAGCGGTgatcttgctgtgtgacctccgTGTAGGTACTTGCCCTCTCTGAGACTTACTCTCCTTTAGTCTCATGAGAGGAGAATGACTGTCCTCAGAGGGGCAAAGAGGGTAACTGGTcatgggagtgggggagggggcagagtcAAGAGGCTCTTGACCTTGAGCCTGAGGAAGGGGCTCCAGAATGCCTTCACTGAGGCATGACCACATCCGGAAAGTCTGCGTTGTATGTCCCAGAATTAGAGGCTCGCCCCGACCAAAGCCCTTCCCCACGGGAGGGACAGGCGAGGTGTGGGGCTTGCCTGTAGTTCCCCACCTGAATGAGCTTCCTCTCACTGCTGTAATCTGCAAACATAGTGGCTTAAAGCAATGTCAATTTATCACCTTGCATTTCTGCAGCTCAGTCTGCAGTGGGTCTCGGGGGCTAAGTCACGGGGCACACAGCCTCCTCCTAGGGCCGTGAGCAGAGAGTCAccccctttccttttccagcttctcGGGGCTGCCTGCACCCCTCGGCTCGGGTCCCCTTCCTCCGGGAGACCAGTCCTTTGTCTACCACAGCACCCAATTCCTGTTCTTTAACAGtggtttgggggacttccctggtggtccagtggttaagaatctgcacttctactgcaggaggcacaggttcaaaccctggaactaagatcccacacgccgcgaGGTGCggccaaaaaacaaagaaaatgagtgGGTCATTCAAGTCAGGTCATGTTTCCAAGGCCTGTAGCAATGGGAGCGTTCTCCTCAGTTTCTCCCAACCAGCCAGTGATTCACTCCACAATGGCAGGTGAACAATCTGAAAACATCCTAGGATTTGtcccagagagaaagaggagtTTAAGCCAGACCTGCTACTGGACCTTGGTCACTCCTGCCTAGGACTGATGGGAGTCAGGATTTTCAGAGCTCAGACCAGGAACATGCCAGGCACCCTCCTGGACACATTGTGCACATAAATATAGGCCAAAGGATGGAAAGAGAAAACCTGGGTCTTTGTGATAGTATTTAAGTCCCttgatccagccatgcctgaagcaGGCCCTGCCTTAGGCAATTTAGTTATATGAGCCAATAAAACTCTCCTTCTGCTAAATTCAGTTGGGGTTGGGGTTTCCCTCCCTTTCAACAGCAAGATCCATGGATAATACGCATGTGGACtttcttggggtcacagagaagaTCACGAATGGAAAACCTctcccaggaggaggggaggcaCCCACCGCCAGCTTGGCCTGACGCTCTCGCTCCTTCTCGGTTCTGAAGCGCTGTTGCTCGGCTCTCTCCGCCCGGCGCCGCTCCTGGAAGAGGCAGAGGGCTGAGCGGGTGCAGGGACCACCACGTACCCTCTTATCCCTTCCCAGGTCAGGTCAGGTCAGGAGTGGAGACAAGCATCAACTTGGGTGCGATCCGGAAAGTTTCAGCCTTGGGTCTGCACTGGACGGCGACCATGCTCCGTATCTCTCAGGACCCAGAGGCTGGGAGGCGAGGGGCGAACTGGGGGAAGCCCACCGCCCTCCACTCACGATGCGCTCTTTCAGCGCCACcagctcctcttcctctttcttccgcTGCTCAAAGTGGACGTCGATGAGTGTCTGCAGCTCCAGCAGGTCCTTTTCCATGCGCTTCCGGTGGATGTCCTGAGGGACGGAGGGCGGGAGCCTGGTCATCCCCAGGTGGTACCCCGAGAAGGCACCAGCCCCGCAGCACCTCTGAGAAGCGTCAGTGGGGGACCCCTGGACCGCAAGAGTTTGTGGGATTGACCGTCCGCTGGGACAGACAGCTGCCCTGCTCTCGATGTCCAGCAGATGGCAGCGAACACCCTGCTCTGACCCTAGGGGGCCGCGAGGACGCAATTCCAGGAGTGTGTCGGAAAGCAAGCAtgccaaaaaagaagaagaagaaggagaaaaaataggGAGGGGCGCCGCTTCCTAATTCGCGCCCTAGAGGCTAGCAGCCCCGCCCGGGATGGGGCGTCTGTTACTTACATCGAAGTCCACACGCTCCCCCTCTGGGATCTTTGGCGGGATCAGAGGAGGTACCACAGGCCGGCTGCGTGGACAGAAGGGAAACGCTGAGTGCCCTGACCTTCCGGCGGGGCAGCATCAGCCTCACGTGGGTCCTGAGCGCCTGCCGTGCGGCCGGTCCGCATCGGACAGGCTGCCGTGAGATGCACGCCCTGGTTCCACAGACTCGGTGGAACCCACGAATGTAAAATGTTTCACTAAGGACGTTTATATGGCTTAGTGTCCCAACGATGCGATTTCCAGTACAACGCGTTGAGTAAAATATGCTAT
The nucleotide sequence above comes from Bos indicus x Bos taurus breed Angus x Brahman F1 hybrid chromosome 18, Bos_hybrid_MaternalHap_v2.0, whole genome shotgun sequence. Encoded proteins:
- the TNNT1 gene encoding troponin T, slow skeletal muscle isoform X3; the protein is MSDAEEQEYEEEQPEAPEEPEPAAEPEEERPKPSRPVVPPLIPPKIPEGERVDFDDIHRKRMEKDLLELQTLIDVHFEQRKKEEEELVALKERIERRRAERAEQQRFRTEKERERQAKLAEEKMRKEEEEAKKRAEDDAKKKKVLSNMGAHFGGYLVKAEQKRGKRQTGREMKLRILSERKKPLNIDHMGEEQLREKAQELSDWIHQLESEKFDLMAKLKQQKYEINVLYNRISHAQKFRKGAGKGRVGGRWK
- the TNNT1 gene encoding troponin T, slow skeletal muscle isoform X4 gives rise to the protein MSDAEEQEYEEEQPEEEEAAEEEEEEEERPKPSRPVVPPLIPPKIPEGERVDFDDIHRKRMEKDLLELQTLIDVHFEQRKKEEEELVALKERIERRRAERAEQQRFRTEKERERQAKLAEEKMRKEEEEAKKRAEDDAKKKKVLSNMGAHFGGYLVKAEQKRGKRQTGREMKLRILSERKKPLNIDHMGEEQLREKAQELSDWIHQLESEKFDLMAKLKQQKYEINVLYNRISHAQKFRKGAGKGRVGGRWK
- the TNNT1 gene encoding troponin T, slow skeletal muscle isoform X1, yielding MSDAEEQEYEEEQPEEEEAAEEEEEAPEEPEPAAEPEEERPKPSRPVVPPLIPPKIPEGERVDFDDIHRKRMEKDLLELQTLIDVHFEQRKKEEEELVALKERIERRRAERAEQQRFRTEKERERQAKLAEEKMRKEEEEAKKRAEDDAKKKKVLSNMGAHFGGYLVKAEQKRGKRQTGREMKLRILSERKKPLNIDHMGEEQLREKAQELSDWIHQLESEKFDLMAKLKQQKYEINVLYNRISHAQKFRKGAGKGRVGGRWK
- the TNNT1 gene encoding troponin T, slow skeletal muscle isoform X2 — encoded protein: MSDAEEQEYEEEQPEEEEAAEEEEEGEAPHSAEEERPKPSRPVVPPLIPPKIPEGERVDFDDIHRKRMEKDLLELQTLIDVHFEQRKKEEEELVALKERIERRRAERAEQQRFRTEKERERQAKLAEEKMRKEEEEAKKRAEDDAKKKKVLSNMGAHFGGYLVKAEQKRGKRQTGREMKLRILSERKKPLNIDHMGEEQLREKAQELSDWIHQLESEKFDLMAKLKQQKYEINVLYNRISHAQKFRKGAGKGRVGGRWK